Proteins co-encoded in one Echeneis naucrates chromosome 22, fEcheNa1.1, whole genome shotgun sequence genomic window:
- the LOC115036270 gene encoding protein yippee-like 5, translating to MGRIFLDHIGGTRLFSCANCDTILTNRSELISTRFTGATGRAFLFNKVVNLQYSEVQDRVMLTGRHMVRDVSCKNCNSKLGWIYEFATEDSQRYKEGRVILERALVRESEGFEEHVPSDNS from the exons ATGGGGCGTATCTTCTTGGACCACATTGGTGGAACACGCCTCTTCTCCTGTGCCAACTGTGACACCATCCTGACTAATCGGTCTGAGCTTATCTCAACGCGTTTCACGGGAGCCACAGGCAGAGCATTCCTCTTCAATAAG GTGGTAAACCTACAGTACAGTGAGGTACAGGACAGAGTGATGCTTACTGGCAGACACATGGTGAGAGATGTCAGCTGCAAGAACTGCAACAGCAAACTGGGTTGGATCTATGAGTTTGCTACGGAGGACAGCCAGCGGTACAAGGAGGGACGTGTGATCTTGGAGAGGGCGCTGGTTAGGGAGAGTGAGGGCTTTGAAGAGCATGTCCCCTCAGACAACTCATGA